A stretch of the Pedobacter sp. MC2016-14 genome encodes the following:
- a CDS encoding DUF4979 domain-containing protein has product MKRIKSINIWSVGLSFMMSLALLCCISACKENGWVDEIAKENTLVNTLVINQDANVPLLLGKDTTLTLSSSPQSPTNGKLQWSTADANIARVSQSGVVTAAGLGTTIITAQSTDGGLRKASVEVTVIDRVIYATSIIPAPATLSTYPKVKTTITTTIAPANTTYKRLNWTSSNTAVATVDQNGVVTGVAPGTSTITIKPADGSSARATVAVTVIDIVPIQSITVNSILTDGIAVDERFVIDYSVSPAAATKQLVNWTSSNTSIATVTSTGIVTGVAVGQAVITGTSTDGGNVTATLAITVVEGKINDSFADGVTPRWIAASTGSTAAVQNNILWVTLNNAAGPNRRGDFRRTNTTLNIGKYPVIAFKFTRPLPSAGNVFFDTNQGRWKQTTGGGNNVMPSLTGKDGLTVYYADMGANNTFGTSGFTLPTTAAYTFTQISVGVADMPVAQNPLSPYPVYWIKTFKTVAELQAYIN; this is encoded by the coding sequence ATGAAACGCATTAAATCAATAAATATCTGGAGTGTTGGTCTTTCGTTTATGATGAGCCTTGCCCTGCTTTGCTGCATTTCTGCATGCAAAGAAAATGGCTGGGTTGATGAAATCGCCAAAGAAAATACCTTAGTAAATACACTCGTTATTAATCAGGATGCCAATGTCCCTTTGCTATTGGGTAAGGATACTACTTTAACTTTGTCATCCAGCCCACAATCACCTACCAATGGTAAGCTCCAGTGGAGTACTGCGGATGCAAACATTGCCAGAGTGAGTCAAAGCGGTGTTGTAACCGCTGCCGGACTGGGTACCACAATAATTACCGCACAATCTACCGATGGAGGTTTACGTAAGGCAAGTGTAGAGGTTACGGTGATAGACAGGGTGATTTATGCCACAAGCATAATTCCTGCTCCTGCAACCTTAAGTACTTATCCAAAAGTAAAAACAACCATTACAACAACAATAGCACCTGCAAATACCACTTATAAAAGATTAAACTGGACTAGTAGTAACACCGCTGTTGCCACAGTAGATCAGAATGGAGTTGTTACTGGAGTAGCCCCGGGTACATCTACGATTACCATAAAACCTGCCGATGGTAGCAGTGCAAGGGCCACCGTTGCAGTTACTGTGATTGATATAGTACCTATTCAATCTATTACCGTGAATAGCATTTTAACCGACGGAATAGCTGTAGATGAAAGATTCGTAATAGATTACAGTGTTTCTCCTGCTGCTGCAACCAAGCAATTGGTAAACTGGACAAGCAGCAATACCAGTATTGCAACAGTTACCAGCACAGGAATTGTAACTGGAGTGGCAGTTGGTCAGGCTGTAATAACAGGAACAAGCACAGACGGCGGTAATGTAACAGCTACCCTGGCAATTACCGTAGTAGAGGGTAAAATCAACGATTCCTTTGCCGACGGTGTAACACCAAGATGGATTGCTGCTTCTACGGGATCAACAGCTGCAGTTCAAAATAATATTCTCTGGGTTACGCTTAACAATGCTGCAGGACCAAACCGCAGGGGAGATTTTAGGAGAACAAATACCACCTTAAATATTGGTAAGTATCCGGTTATTGCCTTTAAGTTTACGAGGCCTTTACCATCTGCCGGTAATGTATTTTTTGATACCAACCAGGGAAGATGGAAACAGACTACCGGAGGAGGAAACAATGTAATGCCTTCTTTAACGGGTAAAGACGGGCTGACGGTTTACTATGCGGACATGGGTGCAAACAATACTTTTGGTACAAGTGGTTTTACCCTTCCAACCACCGCTGCTTACACCTTTACCCAAATTAGTGTCGGTGTAGCTGATATGCCGGTAGCACAAAATCCGCTATCTCCGTATCCGGTGTATTGGATAAAAACATTTAAAACCGTAGCCGAGCTACAAGCATACATCAATTAA
- a CDS encoding TonB-dependent receptor, producing the protein MKSILQKCGSFSFFILLMLCMGQGAAAQQELKGKVVDSKTNETLIGVSVKVKDTKTATMTDVNGNFKLTALPGAILQVSYIGYTTQEVVATNNMTINLAGVSQDLSEVVVVGYGTQKKETLTGSVATVSSKAFENRGALASPLQALQGQVPGAIITRGSGAAGDESWAIKLRGSVSVKSVEPLVIIDGIAYDSFRELRLINPSDIESVSFLKDAAAAIYGSRAAGGVMLVTTKKGKSGKAAVEFSSLYSYKKTGLQPRLMTMDEWAEGVIDARTNDGLGENDVWIRYARLALQNKGGYIDTRDPANAPIQSAFTDVKDFVFLDNNWTDILWGAAATTQNDLSISGRTEKAGYRLSLGYLSDEGTLRWGNNTNKRYNFRLNNDFKVSDRFTIESVISYSNQNQVVPTMITNVLGQGYPQPGFPSATLNGKPYAWGGQYTPNWFAELGGDNQLKVRSTNISENFKFKVTKELEWVTTVGLNINSAIRDIQSNKIEWYNYKGDLPIQNNPTQANSFYQKSTASTDFYSASSYLNYNKTFKEVHNFSATLGGQYEFNNYDSYSTKVLDINSSLSTINGAGVVTVSPDPRREQYAMGSYFSRLNYNYKSKYLFEVNGRYDGSSKFARQNRWNLFYGFSGGWRIGEESFVKDLKIFDELKLRASYGIVGNQTGINIYDGVQLYTQSSGGGAYLGTGKVTNVTTFGNLVSYDRTWERIHNYNFALDFALLKSRLSGTLEYFIKKNNNMFLSAQYPAVLGATAPEANIGKFKGNGYEATLNWADRKGDFSYNIGGVFTFAENKLVDYGGANILSTGGRIGALQSFPLNSVVGLEYDGKIQNEEQRSAYFAKYLVGNTIGLTNAIRVGDNMYKDSNGDGVLTYDDLVYLGTDDPKISYSFNLGAAYKGFDCSVIFQGATARTIFRDDVNWRQPFRSVYLNTTNQSVGNHWTPENTDAFFPKYSTNGVINTYNYQASSWSVENGAYLRLKNIVLGYTLPESVIKKTKVFSKLRIYAAGQDLWETTKINDGWDPEATQTVASGIQRYPFSRTVTVGINAAF; encoded by the coding sequence ATGAAGAGTATTTTACAAAAATGCGGGAGCTTCTCTTTTTTCATTCTTTTAATGCTGTGTATGGGTCAGGGGGCCGCTGCGCAGCAAGAACTGAAGGGAAAAGTAGTTGATTCAAAAACCAATGAAACCCTGATTGGGGTTTCTGTCAAAGTTAAAGATACCAAAACGGCAACCATGACGGATGTTAATGGGAATTTTAAATTAACAGCTTTACCGGGAGCAATATTGCAGGTTTCTTATATCGGATATACTACGCAGGAAGTTGTGGCGACAAACAACATGACCATAAATTTAGCGGGAGTAAGTCAGGATCTTAGTGAAGTGGTGGTGGTGGGATATGGTACCCAGAAAAAGGAAACGTTAACAGGATCTGTGGCTACTGTAAGTTCAAAAGCATTCGAAAACAGAGGTGCATTGGCCAGTCCATTACAAGCTTTGCAAGGACAGGTTCCCGGCGCAATTATTACCCGGGGCTCTGGGGCAGCGGGAGATGAATCCTGGGCGATTAAATTGAGGGGTTCGGTATCAGTTAAGTCGGTTGAGCCTTTGGTTATTATCGACGGTATCGCTTATGATAGTTTTAGAGAATTAAGGTTAATTAACCCTTCGGACATTGAAAGCGTTTCCTTCCTGAAAGATGCAGCAGCGGCAATCTATGGTTCAAGAGCTGCTGGTGGCGTAATGTTGGTGACCACTAAAAAAGGGAAATCTGGAAAAGCTGCAGTTGAATTTAGTTCTTTATATAGCTACAAAAAAACAGGACTGCAGCCACGACTCATGACGATGGACGAATGGGCGGAAGGAGTTATAGATGCCCGCACAAATGATGGTTTAGGCGAAAATGACGTCTGGATTCGTTATGCCAGGCTTGCGCTTCAAAATAAAGGAGGATACATTGATACAAGAGATCCAGCTAATGCACCCATACAATCTGCTTTTACAGATGTAAAGGATTTTGTGTTTTTAGACAACAACTGGACCGATATTTTGTGGGGTGCCGCGGCTACTACCCAAAATGATCTGAGCATCTCCGGAAGAACGGAAAAAGCTGGTTATCGTTTATCACTTGGCTATTTATCAGATGAAGGTACGCTACGCTGGGGCAACAATACCAACAAACGTTATAATTTTCGTTTAAACAATGACTTCAAGGTATCAGACCGCTTTACCATTGAATCGGTGATCAGTTATAGCAACCAAAATCAAGTAGTTCCTACAATGATAACAAATGTTTTGGGTCAAGGATATCCCCAGCCAGGGTTCCCATCTGCAACATTAAATGGAAAGCCATATGCCTGGGGCGGGCAATACACCCCAAATTGGTTTGCCGAGCTTGGCGGCGACAATCAGCTTAAGGTTAGGTCAACAAACATTAGTGAGAACTTTAAATTTAAAGTAACCAAGGAATTGGAGTGGGTAACTACGGTAGGCTTAAACATCAATAGTGCAATCCGTGATATACAGTCAAATAAGATCGAATGGTACAATTATAAAGGTGATTTGCCGATTCAAAATAACCCAACTCAGGCCAATAGCTTTTATCAAAAGTCTACTGCCTCTACCGATTTCTATTCTGCATCCTCTTACTTAAATTACAACAAGACCTTTAAGGAGGTGCACAATTTCTCCGCTACCTTAGGAGGACAGTATGAGTTTAATAATTATGATTCTTACTCAACCAAGGTACTGGATATAAATAGTTCCTTGTCTACCATAAATGGAGCTGGCGTAGTTACGGTCAGTCCCGATCCCAGAAGAGAACAGTATGCAATGGGCTCTTATTTTTCGCGATTGAACTATAATTATAAAAGTAAGTATCTGTTTGAGGTAAACGGGCGTTATGATGGATCATCTAAATTTGCACGTCAAAACAGGTGGAACCTTTTTTATGGCTTTTCCGGAGGCTGGAGAATTGGCGAGGAGAGTTTTGTAAAAGACCTAAAGATTTTTGATGAGTTAAAATTAAGGGCTTCGTATGGAATTGTTGGTAATCAGACCGGTATAAATATCTATGATGGCGTACAGTTATATACGCAGTCATCCGGCGGTGGCGCCTATCTTGGTACAGGAAAAGTAACTAATGTTACTACATTTGGAAATTTGGTTTCTTACGACCGTACCTGGGAGCGCATTCATAATTATAACTTCGCATTGGATTTTGCTTTGTTAAAAAGTCGATTATCAGGTACTTTGGAATACTTCATCAAAAAGAACAATAACATGTTCCTTTCTGCACAGTATCCGGCCGTATTGGGTGCCACTGCACCAGAAGCCAACATTGGAAAATTTAAAGGCAATGGATATGAGGCTACGCTAAACTGGGCCGATAGAAAGGGAGATTTCTCCTATAACATAGGCGGGGTATTCACTTTTGCGGAAAACAAATTAGTTGATTATGGAGGGGCAAATATCCTTTCAACTGGAGGAAGAATAGGCGCATTGCAGTCTTTCCCTTTAAATTCTGTCGTAGGTTTGGAATATGATGGTAAGATCCAAAATGAAGAACAACGTTCAGCCTACTTCGCCAAATATTTGGTGGGAAATACCATCGGATTGACCAATGCCATTCGTGTTGGTGACAATATGTACAAAGATTCAAATGGCGATGGAGTGTTAACGTATGATGATTTAGTCTACCTGGGTACTGATGATCCTAAGATATCTTATTCATTTAATCTGGGCGCGGCATATAAAGGTTTTGATTGCTCCGTGATTTTTCAAGGTGCTACGGCAAGAACAATATTCAGGGATGATGTAAACTGGAGACAGCCTTTTAGATCTGTGTATTTGAATACCACCAACCAGTCAGTTGGCAACCATTGGACACCGGAAAATACCGATGCATTTTTCCCTAAGTATTCCACAAACGGGGTAATCAATACCTATAATTATCAGGCCTCGTCCTGGTCTGTTGAAAATGGTGCTTACTTGCGTTTGAAGAACATTGTGCTTGGTTATACCTTACCAGAATCTGTGATCAAAAAAACAAAAGTATTCTCAAAGTTAAGGATCTATGCAGCTGGGCAGGATTTATGGGAAACAACTAAAATCAACGACGGTTGGGATCCGGAGGCCACGCAGACAGTTGCCTCAGGGATACAACGCTATCCTTTTAGTCGCACAGTAACTGTAGGTATCAATGCAGCATTTTAA
- a CDS encoding RagB/SusD family nutrient uptake outer membrane protein: protein MKTNFKKYTIGLFLIAILCVGLAGCNKITDLDPLDKIADGNFWKTASEFKLFANKFYDWRADFRSVINDNPHSDYRSDLISNLTPNQFSNGTNSNSANDGNFSGAFAKIRLTNILLLNASSYAVPADVAQYVAEAKFFRAYVYFDLLQLFGDAPIVDRVLDVNDPILFAKRNNRSEVTDFIIADLQAAIPNLPLENLIAAGDKGRVSRGAAQAFLARVALFEGTWQKFRNNTSRATSLLEIAVTAARGVMTSTQYELFKPAILGDSAQKYMFVLEDAKSNPAGITKSANKEYIFSNRHDEILNPIGTNISHGQFANVVLVARKFANLYLSQNGLPINNANNTQFQGYNTITSEYQNRDNRMKHTLMPPRKAYWSNDLGRVTWLGDAADLTTAVFKSYIPSSSGTGYNNQKWNAERKVTDNFEGYDFPIIRYAEVLLIYAEAVFERDGAISDADLDISLNLVRNRVNTTMPKLSNAFATANNLDMRTEIRRERTVELYNEGFRIDDLKRWKTAETEMPQDFLGIKYTGTEYATAAVWGVTLNRPKNAEGVIIFESGRTWADRNYLYPIPADQLKLNPKLGQNPNW from the coding sequence ATGAAAACGAATTTTAAAAAATATACTATAGGGCTATTCTTGATTGCCATCTTGTGTGTGGGGCTTGCTGGTTGCAATAAAATCACAGATCTCGATCCCCTTGATAAGATCGCAGACGGAAATTTCTGGAAGACTGCCAGCGAATTTAAGCTATTCGCGAATAAATTCTATGATTGGCGGGCCGATTTCAGAAGTGTGATCAACGATAACCCACATAGTGACTACCGTTCTGATTTGATTTCTAACCTTACGCCCAATCAATTTAGCAACGGAACCAACTCTAATTCTGCTAATGATGGCAATTTTTCCGGGGCATTTGCAAAGATTAGGCTAACAAATATTTTGTTGTTGAATGCTTCGAGTTATGCTGTTCCTGCAGATGTTGCGCAATATGTTGCAGAGGCAAAATTTTTCAGGGCCTACGTCTATTTTGACTTGTTACAGCTCTTCGGTGATGCACCAATCGTAGATAGGGTTCTTGATGTGAATGATCCGATTTTGTTCGCTAAGCGAAACAACAGGTCTGAAGTGACGGACTTCATTATTGCCGATCTGCAGGCGGCCATCCCAAATCTACCTCTGGAGAATTTGATCGCTGCAGGAGATAAAGGCAGGGTAAGCCGTGGCGCTGCACAAGCTTTTTTAGCGAGAGTTGCCTTGTTTGAGGGTACATGGCAAAAGTTCAGGAACAACACTAGCCGCGCTACTTCACTTCTGGAGATTGCGGTAACTGCAGCCAGAGGAGTAATGACCAGCACGCAATACGAATTGTTTAAGCCTGCAATTTTAGGGGATTCTGCCCAGAAGTATATGTTTGTACTAGAAGACGCAAAATCAAATCCTGCCGGCATTACCAAAAGCGCCAATAAAGAGTATATTTTTAGCAACAGACATGACGAGATCTTAAATCCTATTGGAACGAACATTAGCCATGGACAATTTGCCAACGTTGTGTTGGTTGCACGTAAGTTTGCCAATTTATACCTAAGCCAAAATGGATTGCCTATAAATAATGCCAATAACACTCAATTTCAAGGCTACAATACCATTACCTCAGAGTATCAAAACAGGGACAACCGCATGAAGCATACGCTAATGCCACCCCGAAAAGCATACTGGTCTAATGACCTTGGAAGAGTAACCTGGCTAGGAGATGCTGCAGACTTAACTACAGCAGTATTTAAATCTTATATTCCTTCTAGTTCGGGTACCGGTTATAACAATCAAAAATGGAATGCCGAACGGAAGGTTACAGATAACTTTGAAGGTTACGATTTCCCAATTATACGCTATGCAGAAGTTCTGCTGATCTATGCGGAAGCGGTATTTGAGCGTGATGGTGCAATCTCTGACGCGGATTTAGACATTTCACTTAACCTGGTTAGAAACCGGGTGAACACAACTATGCCTAAACTTAGTAATGCTTTTGCAACCGCTAATAATTTGGACATGCGAACTGAAATAAGAAGAGAGCGAACAGTAGAACTTTACAACGAAGGCTTTAGGATAGACGATTTGAAGCGTTGGAAAACTGCTGAAACCGAGATGCCGCAAGATTTTTTGGGAATCAAATACACTGGAACTGAATATGCTACTGCGGCAGTGTGGGGCGTAACACTCAACCGACCAAAAAATGCAGAGGGTGTGATCATTTTCGAGTCGGGAAGAACCTGGGCGGACAGAAATTATTTGTACCCCATTCCCGCCGATCAGTTAAAACTTAATCCCAAGCTGGGGCAAAATCCAAATTGGTAA
- a CDS encoding RNA polymerase sigma factor — protein sequence MDKANELIVLWDNTRKGAEDSFALLHHQLYPRLFNYALKMIKDPDLAEDLLQDLFVKFWQNKCHIGAIKNVKAYFYRSVRAMMLNHIRSTQLKATKLEDMPEPELEFSKEELMVSQEHESELKGLLHAALNKLPAKQREIIYMRFYQELDYLQIAEITGIRYQSVVNHVYRAVQILRESANLSNIYAA from the coding sequence ATGGACAAAGCCAACGAATTGATAGTTTTATGGGACAATACAAGAAAGGGTGCAGAAGATTCCTTTGCCTTACTTCATCATCAACTGTATCCTAGATTGTTTAACTACGCCCTTAAAATGATTAAAGATCCAGATTTAGCAGAGGACCTGTTACAGGACCTGTTTGTGAAATTCTGGCAAAATAAGTGTCATATCGGAGCCATTAAGAATGTAAAAGCATATTTCTACAGGTCTGTACGCGCTATGATGTTAAACCACATTCGCAGTACACAATTAAAAGCAACAAAATTAGAGGATATGCCCGAACCAGAGTTGGAATTCTCTAAAGAAGAGTTAATGGTCTCTCAGGAGCATGAGTCAGAGCTGAAGGGCCTGCTGCATGCCGCATTAAATAAACTTCCAGCCAAACAACGGGAAATTATTTATATGCGTTTTTACCAGGAATTAGATTATCTGCAAATTGCAGAAATTACAGGGATTCGTTACCAGTCTGTGGTAAATCATGTTTACAGAGCAGTGCAAATTTTAAGGGAAAGTGCAAATTTATCCAATATATATGCTGCCTAA
- a CDS encoding hybrid sensor histidine kinase/response regulator, translated as MDYLDIDDGLSNNNVRCIYQDHKGFMWIGTRDGLNRFDGYNFKTFRNKFNIPNSLVSNSISTIVNDIDNNLWIGTLHGISVYNDLFGEFSTVSYHSLTGQNVPIREVVRNILPDKKGNVFIGTEGLGLLYCKKGSLVAEQVPLIVNGNETKKYGIQSVKISRNGIVWVFVQNLGLGKLDYRTRKISLVDTTVSLATCLEMDENNIWIGSNKGLYRYDALLKTMIGPLKPIADKSIFSLAIDRNRNLWIGTHERGIYSYNLNEKKLNPVVGSSTNYMVGAGTIYAIYIDKDGRKWIGTSLMGINVVDPHKSIFKTIRHEPGNRNSLSNNAVSAMFEDTESKLWIGTENFGLNVWNRKVGSFELYTHNPANPESISGNYITSVLQDYKNDIWVGTFFDGINRYNRSSNSFKRYKCVNPESGIESVVVFDLFEDREKMLWAATLRRGSLLGGLYRLNREKDVFELFDLRLSDLFSITEDSAGNLWGGNLSELVQVDKKNKKHNFYSIGFLVRDIKEDRQGHLWLGTEDGGLLLFDRKLKKIVKRYTTHDGLCSNSVLTITDDDEGNLWLTTFNGVSRFNLKDRSFKNFYQNDGLQSNQFQFNSALKLRSNEMVFGGIKGFNLFQPSAIKTVNSTPKLLLTNIAVNNVSIEDDRFYVSKKSSDKILELKVPYDKAVFSFGFTALEYSSPNKIKYAYFMEGWDRSWNNNGEERTAVYTHIDEGHYVFRVRCTNPEGNWGSQEIQLRIIVLPPWYRSWWAYLGYLCITASLVYVYLLYRAKQTKLKYEVKIANLNAQREKAEYERERSEREKEKVINEKEKELTEKRLSFFTNVSHEFRTPLTLIINPVKDLIEKFNSRQPEDNKELNIVYRNARRLLSLVDQLLLFRKTDTGSDRINASQLNFYDLCKEVYLCFVQQANVKNIQYDFVFENDDLQVFADREKVEIILFNLISNALKYTPTKGRVIFRVSETNEEVLVAVEDTGHGIPEDAGTQLFERFYQAKRTDNFSKPGFGIGLYLAKQFTEAHNGELYYESKLGLGTIFYFKLLKGYTHLPDVNFADEGTSESVLLNELLPADFLDQEEVQEMEYQSDDLVSDQQSILIVDDEKDIRKYIKSIFKSSYLIYEAENGEDGLKIAGEKLPDLIITDFKMQGIDGIELCEKIKADPALSYIPVILLTASSSQDLKLKSMQGGADDYIGKPFEKAYLIARVANLLKNRNHLQRYFYNEITLQSNVITISEEYKKFLDRCIVIVEQHLNDPDFGIQALADEIGMSHSNLYKRVKSISGQSVSAFIRFIRLRKAAEIMINTEYNVNEVAFETGFNDSKYFSKQFLKVFQLNPSEFIKKHRKSFTKRYKVKNEIKKRP; from the coding sequence GTGGATTGGTACCAGGGATGGTTTAAACCGGTTTGACGGATATAACTTTAAAACATTTAGAAATAAGTTTAATATCCCTAATTCTTTAGTAAGCAATAGTATCTCTACCATTGTTAATGATATTGATAACAATTTATGGATAGGGACGCTCCATGGTATCAGCGTATATAACGATCTTTTTGGAGAATTTTCTACGGTTAGCTACCATTCTTTGACTGGACAGAACGTACCCATTAGGGAAGTTGTCAGAAATATTTTACCAGATAAAAAAGGAAACGTTTTTATTGGAACTGAAGGGTTGGGCCTGCTTTATTGCAAAAAAGGGAGTTTAGTTGCAGAGCAGGTTCCACTAATCGTAAACGGAAACGAGACGAAAAAATATGGGATACAATCGGTAAAAATTAGCCGGAATGGAATCGTATGGGTATTTGTTCAAAATTTAGGCTTAGGTAAACTTGATTATAGAACCCGGAAAATTTCTTTGGTAGATACCACGGTTTCGTTGGCCACCTGTTTGGAAATGGATGAAAACAACATCTGGATTGGCTCTAATAAGGGATTGTACAGGTATGATGCCTTATTAAAAACGATGATTGGGCCGCTGAAGCCCATAGCTGATAAAAGTATTTTTAGTCTGGCAATTGATCGGAATAGAAATCTTTGGATTGGTACCCATGAGCGTGGCATTTATAGTTATAACCTCAACGAAAAAAAACTCAACCCGGTAGTCGGCTCTAGCACAAATTATATGGTTGGTGCTGGCACCATCTATGCAATTTACATAGATAAAGATGGCAGAAAATGGATTGGCACATCCTTGATGGGCATCAATGTAGTTGATCCACACAAAAGCATTTTTAAAACCATTAGACATGAACCAGGCAATAGGAATAGTCTTTCTAATAATGCAGTCTCTGCGATGTTTGAAGATACGGAAAGTAAGCTTTGGATAGGAACAGAAAATTTTGGGCTTAATGTATGGAACCGTAAGGTAGGGTCGTTTGAGCTTTACACGCACAATCCTGCCAATCCCGAATCAATTTCTGGAAATTACATTACATCGGTACTGCAAGATTACAAGAATGACATTTGGGTAGGAACTTTTTTTGATGGCATCAACAGATATAATCGTTCTTCAAATAGTTTTAAACGATACAAATGTGTCAACCCTGAATCTGGAATAGAAAGCGTTGTTGTTTTTGATCTGTTTGAAGACAGGGAAAAGATGCTTTGGGCAGCTACCTTACGTAGAGGAAGTCTCTTGGGTGGTTTATACCGATTGAACAGGGAAAAGGATGTTTTTGAGCTTTTTGACCTCCGGTTGTCCGATCTTTTTTCGATTACAGAGGATTCTGCTGGAAACCTATGGGGCGGAAATTTGTCTGAGCTCGTTCAAGTTGATAAAAAAAACAAAAAGCACAATTTTTATAGCATCGGGTTTTTAGTCAGGGACATTAAGGAAGATCGCCAGGGTCATTTATGGTTAGGTACTGAAGATGGTGGACTCCTGTTATTTGATAGGAAATTAAAAAAGATTGTAAAAAGATATACTACCCATGATGGCCTGTGCAGCAATTCGGTACTTACAATTACAGATGATGATGAAGGAAATCTTTGGTTAACTACTTTTAATGGCGTATCAAGGTTTAACCTGAAGGATAGGTCCTTTAAAAACTTTTATCAAAACGATGGCCTTCAAAGTAATCAGTTCCAATTCAATTCGGCCCTAAAGCTAAGGTCTAATGAAATGGTTTTTGGAGGTATTAAAGGTTTTAATTTGTTTCAGCCATCCGCTATTAAAACGGTGAATAGTACGCCAAAACTTTTGTTAACCAATATAGCTGTTAATAACGTATCGATTGAAGATGACCGGTTTTACGTTTCAAAAAAATCAAGTGACAAGATTCTGGAGCTAAAAGTTCCATATGATAAAGCTGTATTTTCCTTTGGTTTTACGGCTTTAGAGTATTCGTCTCCAAATAAAATAAAATACGCCTATTTTATGGAAGGATGGGACAGAAGCTGGAACAACAATGGGGAAGAAAGAACAGCGGTTTATACGCACATTGATGAAGGACATTACGTTTTTAGGGTGAGGTGCACTAACCCCGAAGGGAATTGGGGCAGCCAGGAAATTCAACTTCGAATTATTGTGTTGCCTCCATGGTATAGATCCTGGTGGGCTTACTTAGGCTATCTGTGCATTACAGCCTCTCTGGTGTATGTTTACTTGCTTTATAGGGCAAAGCAAACAAAATTAAAGTATGAGGTAAAAATTGCAAATTTGAATGCACAGCGTGAAAAGGCAGAGTATGAACGAGAGCGCTCAGAAAGGGAGAAGGAAAAGGTGATCAATGAAAAGGAGAAAGAACTGACAGAAAAGCGGCTCTCTTTTTTTACCAATGTTTCGCACGAGTTCCGTACTCCACTTACGCTGATCATTAATCCGGTAAAAGATTTAATCGAAAAATTTAATTCCCGACAACCTGAGGACAACAAAGAACTAAACATCGTGTACCGTAATGCGAGACGGTTATTGAGTCTTGTAGACCAATTGCTGCTTTTTAGAAAAACAGATACAGGCTCAGACCGGATCAACGCTTCGCAATTGAACTTTTACGACCTTTGTAAAGAGGTATACCTCTGCTTTGTTCAGCAGGCCAACGTTAAAAATATTCAATATGATTTTGTTTTTGAGAATGATGATCTGCAAGTCTTTGCTGACCGTGAAAAAGTTGAGATTATTCTATTTAACTTAATCTCTAATGCACTGAAGTATACGCCCACAAAAGGAAGGGTAATTTTTAGGGTGTCTGAAACAAATGAAGAAGTACTGGTAGCCGTTGAAGACACTGGTCATGGAATACCTGAGGATGCCGGTACACAATTATTTGAGCGCTTTTACCAGGCCAAACGTACAGATAACTTTTCAAAACCGGGATTCGGAATTGGTTTATATCTGGCCAAACAGTTTACGGAGGCTCATAATGGTGAATTATATTATGAAAGTAAACTGGGACTGGGTACCATATTTTACTTTAAATTATTAAAGGGCTATACCCATCTTCCGGATGTGAACTTTGCAGATGAAGGTACCAGCGAATCTGTACTGTTAAATGAACTATTGCCTGCCGATTTCTTAGATCAAGAAGAAGTCCAGGAAATGGAATATCAGTCAGATGATTTAGTAAGCGATCAGCAATCGATTTTGATCGTAGACGACGAAAAAGACATTAGGAAATACATAAAAAGTATTTTTAAATCAAGTTACCTGATTTATGAAGCAGAGAATGGCGAAGATGGTTTGAAGATAGCAGGAGAAAAGTTGCCGGACCTGATTATCACGGATTTTAAAATGCAGGGTATAGATGGGATAGAATTGTGTGAAAAAATTAAGGCAGATCCTGCGTTATCTTACATCCCTGTCATTTTGTTGACGGCCAGTTCATCTCAGGATTTGAAATTAAAGAGCATGCAGGGTGGGGCAGACGATTATATCGGCAAGCCCTTTGAAAAGGCTTATCTTATTGCCCGCGTCGCCAATTTATTGAAAAATAGAAACCACCTTCAGCGTTATTTTTATAACGAAATCACCTTGCAATCTAATGTGATTACGATTTCGGAGGAATATAAAAAATTCCTTGACCGTTGCATTGTCATTGTAGAACAGCACTTAAATGATCCGGATTTTGGCATCCAGGCGCTTGCAGATGAAATTGGTATGAGCCATTCTAATTTGTATAAAAGGGTAAAGTCTATATCAGGGCAGTCCGTCAGTGCATTTATTCGTTTCATCAGGCTCCGCAAGGCAGCAGAGATTATGATCAATACGGAATATAACGTCAATGAAGTTGCTTTTGAAACAGGCTTCAATGATTCGAAATATTTTAGTAAGCAGTTTCTAAAAGTATTTCAGCTGAACCCTTCAGAATTTATAAAGAAGCATAGAAAGTCATTTACCAAACGCTACAAGGTCAAAAATGAAATAAAAAAGCGCCCCTAA